The Eriocheir sinensis breed Jianghai 21 chromosome 33, ASM2467909v1, whole genome shotgun sequence DNA window agagggatagaatccgaaagagggcagtttaaaaagcaaagacctgtgccagactctatcaaaggctttcgatatgtctagcgcaacagagaaagtttcaccgaaatggctaagagaggatgaccaagagtcagttaaagagcaagaagattgccagtagaacgccccttgcggaacccatactggcgatcagatagaaggttagaagtgtaaaggtgcttttgaatcttccagttaaggattgattcaaaagctttagatagacatgaaagtaaagctattgggcggtagtttgagggattggagcggtcacccttcttaggcacaggctgtacaaaggcataattccagcaggaaggaaagatagatgttgataggcagagacaaaagagtttgaccaggcagggtgtcagcacagaagcacagtttttaaggacaataggaggcactccatcaggtccatcagccttctgagagttgaggccagagagggcatagaaaacatcattaggaagaatcttaataacaggcataaaggagtcagaggggggatgagtaggaggaatatgcccaggattgtccaaggtggagttcttacaggaagtttgaacgaagagttcagccttttagagacagatgagacggcagtgctgccgtcagggttaagtaAAGTGTTAAAAAAAGGAGCTCGATCAGTTCGATATAGTGGAGTGAAGAAGAATCACGAAGCGATACAAGAAGGTAAAATTTGGGCATACGCTATGGCTGTGGGTGGCCTCGGTGCTCGCTTCCGTCTCATTGGCCTTTGAGCCTGGACGGGAAATTATCCACTACCCGGCAGTGTGTGGCATCCGGGTTACCAGTATACCTTCCCCAGGGCTATACATATTTATCACCCAGCATGTAGGGGGAAGGGGGCTAACAGGTATAGATGGCCTGCGCGTCAACTGCTCGAGCCAGTATTCGAACCCGGGTCTGCGGACGGATGCTATCCTTATTCCTACTTGAAATTCACACAATGACCATTTCCAGTCACTTTCACAGCTATTTTCAGTGAAACTATCCAGCTACTTGTTCAGACTGTTATTCATTTATGTAGCTGTCATGGTGGCGCAGAGAGGATTTTTACCTTTAATATACAGAACTTACCAAAATATATGAAATTTAATTAACCATGGGAGGGTGGCAGCAGATTTTCTAGTCACCCAATGGACTGAATGGGATTTTGGGTCTATGGCCATATCTGCGAGACCCATTACATGACTTTTACTCTTTGCTTCCAGCCTAACCCTTGCTGGTTTACACTGTGTTAAGGATACTATATATGAGTTACTTGTTTTCTAAATCTCCAAGTGAAGGCAGAaaaagtagttgttgttgtaaagatttacccctcagaagggaacgggcctttgtcggatGTGATGGCAGGTTGAAACCCcccgccggctggcgtgccaGGCGGGGAAACGGGCGCACTCGGCAGCCTGAAGCAGaaccgagcgagcaactcaacagtctataggtggcccagaggccacaggagagttgctcgctcgacgagtgctggtgTTCCACTGCAGAAAAAGTATCTTGGACCCTCCTTATAGTTTCCCACAGGCTGACTTGATGCCATGAAACCCAACACTTCTAATCTATATAGTTACTGAATTTTGTGGTGTAGGGGCCTAGAGCTGCATAAAACACATGTGGAATGCTTAGGTTTTATGGGCAGGTGAGTTGTAACCCAGGCttaaaaaaattagagaaaatgcTAGGGAGTATGCAAAGAGAAATGGAGCAAGTTAACAGGGAAACAAAATGTGCtaagcatcagagagagagagagagagagagagagagagagagagagacaaaaaaaaaaaaaaagagctgggCATAACATGAAAAGATACAAAGCAAGAACCATGGATTGGGGAACAGACAAAGGTTTGATATTTCAACAATGATGAGAAGTAAAGTTAGTTTAAGGGAGGTCATATCATGCATATAACTGGTAACAGATGGGCAAACAAGGAATCAACAAAACAGGTCAGACAGAATCATGCGGAGATGAAATGAGAACCCTCACCGAATAGAGTACACAACCTTCAGATGtgaaggacgttgggaaaggcctttgtcatgAAGTGAAAAAACAAATGTTGAGGGTGATGACAATTTTAGTTGTTAATTGAGCCTTAGAATGGAAGCCGATTATATTCATCCACTACGTTTGAAGAGGTAATGGTAAAATACTGTTAAATCTCTCCATCACAAAAGCACTTCAGTATGCAGTAGTTGAGAGTACAATTCAGAGCCTTAATGTGTTGTCAATCAATCCAGGGTATGGTTTAGAGGGCAATGTATTTGATCACTTGCTTTactaatgaagagagggaaggcagaggaCAATTCAGAATAAGGCAATATGTTAAATCACAGTTTAATATGTATCATCATGGGTACCAAGCAGAGATGaagcaatacaaaaaaataaaacactcacTCAACACTTGCACTGAACTACTTAATAAAAAGTGTCCATCCACTCCTCCTTTTGACTTAAATTGTAGCACTTAAGGGTATTGCAGTCAATCTTATAATATCGAGGGACCAAGTAACCTTGTCTATATGCAGTGGTGGGtaaggggtgggtggggtggcggGGGCAAGTATATgctccctgtccctctccctcgctctccttcccactctccctctccctcgcactTAGCTGCCTGCCATACACATGCTCAGGTTactcgtatttacttaaattctctcccaatgacaaaaaaaattgtACAACAGGAGCAATTACTTTTATTTCAGGCAAAAATGCTCTCTAGACCTATGCTTCCTCtccactacattttttttctgttgcacATTTGTTTTAATTCTTCCTTTACAACTAGTGTGATTTTTCATTACTTATGCTCCATACTGATATCAGTTACTCCAATGTGAATAATAGTTGGTTACAGTACTTTTAATTGGTGAGGATTAAGTTATTATTCCCTCTGTTTGGAGCAAAGATTTTCCTTGCAGATGCAGTACTTTAGAAATGATGAAATGCTGGATTCATAACTTACCTCCCCTCTCAGTATGCTGTACCATGTAATACTACTTCTTACAGTCACAAGCTCTTTAGTTATACTTTACATAGATCTCATTTATGTTTAATTGTTCCACTGTTCCACCTGTACCTGTCCATGTGCAAATGACAGTCATCAGATTCAGTCTTCCAAAGAAACAGTCAGAGCAGAATGTTCTGTGTCCTCTGTAAGAAACTTTGCTTGATCAGGGAAGAGCATGACAGAACTCTACTCCACGTGGGTGCTGGCTAAAAGCAGCGCCAGGTTCTCCGTTGCTAACCCCCAAGGTGCTCCATCAAGGCCCGGATGTGCACTGCTTACTGGGGCAGATTATATTTCACATACGGAACCTCCACATCCTCACCATCTTTGTCGTTTGCACAAAGTTCCAACACCAGAGCACGCACGTGAGGCTCAATCTTCTTTTTGCTCACTTTCTTCACCACCTCAGACATCCTGGAACAAAAGCATTTCTGGGTAATATTAAATGCTAACACCCTTGTTGTTAAATGTTTACTCAGCTCTTTAGGACCAAAATTAAGACTCAGGTGATAGTAATATGTAATAATATAGCAAAGATTGTACTAATATATTCATTTATtaaaaggtaaaaaatatatCATCACAACTTAATTCCTTCTCTGACTTCAATGTTTACTTGCTGTGCTGCATATAGTAGCAATCAAGACTTACTAACACAAGGTATCGACACTTCAGAGCTTGTGTTTTGACTTACGGAAGGGccatcctttcatttctcttggCTGGGGGCATGAAGAAGGAGTACAGCATGGACACACCCTGACTCAGCATCGTGATCTCCAGCTGGTGCTCCTCCTCGAAGTACTTGATGAACTTCTCAAGAGTCATCTCCCCGTCCACCTCAAACCGGTCCCACAGAGTCCACTCCTTGTCATAATACTGCAAGGGAGATTTGGTACCTTAAGCAAAAATCTCTGATCATGTATACTTAACCCTCAATCTGTATTACTCTCTCATGGTAATCTAAATCTAACTGgatctctttgttttctcatacCAATTTCTTGTTGTTTGATCCTCTCAGTAAGCCAGACCTTATTCATTTTAAGTgtcttatcttctttatttcctttattctttattctctgtGTTGGAGTTACAGACCTTGCAACCTATAGTATCTGTACTCTTCCAGATCAACCTAGAGCAGTATTCCatagtgataataaaaatgatagatCTACTTCTTACCTTATTAGTTGGGGCTTTGATAGGTTCGGAGAACCCAAAGAAGGGAAGGGCCAGGTTGACAAAGCCATTTTTGAAGAGCTCCAGCTTGCGGTGACCCTGGACAAGCTTGATGAGCTCCAGGCAGACCAGACCTGAGACcagggcagtggtggtggcaatggcgGGGATGATCTTCCCGGCGATGAGCTTGCTCTTATGGCGGTCGGCTGGGGCAATGTCATAGTTCTCGGCCCGCAGGTTTGAGGCAGCCACAATGAAGTCCATGTGGAAATTAGAGTCGTCATCCTTCTCAAAGTCAAGCGGTGTCAGCTTGAGTGAGCCAAAGCTTGAGGCTGCAGGGATGGCAGATTGCAAGGTAGAGATGCGCTCACTGTCCACCTGGTTGCTCTGGGCCTCCGCCTCAGCGTCCGTCACCGCTATCTTAACACCAGACCTCGGAACAAACTCTGGGATGTCAATCTTGTCCACCATGTCTTGCACGGCTTGACGGTCCCTCACCTGCTCAATGCCGTACACTTCTGCCTTCAGGTTGGCAGCGGCAATGATGTAGTCTAGGTGAAGGTCAACGTTGGAGTCAAACTTTATGTTGTGTGGACACCGCTTGGGCCCAGACCAGAAGGGCTCCCCACTGGAGGTGGTTTGGTCCTTGGGGAAGTTGTGGAGGAGTTGTACTATCTGGTTGTTGAACTGCTCACCAAAGCTCTTTCTGGCCCACAGCACACAGTCCTCGAAGGTCTGTGGTCGGTCGTCCACAAGGGCCCGCTTCACGCTGTCTAGGGTCTCAACGGGTTGGGAGCCTGGCAGCTTGAGGGCACGCTCCATAAACTTAGGGTCCAGGAGGTACTGAGCTGCGTTCTCTGCTGCCTGGCGGAACTCCCCCTCAAACATGTCCCGAGCCCATTGCAGGGTATGCTCGATAGCATTGGGGAAGTTTTTAAGGGTGCAGATGGGAATGGACTTTTCTGGTGGGTCCTGCGAGGAGCCGTAGGACTCAGTGAGATGCGGCACTACCACCTGCACATTGCCCTTGGTGCCAAGGGTACCTGACTCTAGCAGGGGCTTGCGGTAGTAGACGCAGCGCCTGTCCATGTAGAGGCGAGCCTCCACGTTGTCCAGGGCATTGGCCACCCCGTCCAGGGCCTCGAAGAAAGTGTCGTCGTATAGTCGCTCAGTCTCTGGACCAACTCTGTTCTGGTGGGCAATAATGTTCACCTCTGGGTTCATCTTCTTCACGGCTGCGCCTGCTGTGTCGGCCTTGGGCTTCTGGACATCCCATGGACGGAAGAGAAACTGTCTGTTCAAGTTACTCTTTTCAATTAGATCCATGTCAGTCACTACGACCTGGCCACCCTCTCTGGCACCAAGACCCAGCATGGCAAAGTTCTTCAGCAGCTCACACCCGATGGCTCCAGCACCAACCACAAAGAATTTCTGGCGACCCAACTTCTCCTGGAACTCCTTCCCAAACACAGCCACTTGCGTGTCGTAGCGTGTCCCAGTGGGGGCACAGACATCTTCAGTGAGGGAGGCAGTGTCCTCAGGAAGGCACTCAAGGGCATCAAAGTACAGCCACTGCTTGATGGGGCTAAATTTACCCGAGGAGGCTTTCATCACCTCCTGAGCCACAATGCCACCAATAACAGCATCCATGGCCACCAAGCCACCCCCACAAACCTTGGCAAACTGTTTCACTAAGTTCTCATCAAGCTCCTCCACCTTGGCTGGGCTGGCAGAGTTCATCTCCTTGAAAAGCTCCAAGAAAGTGTTGGCATCCTCCTCACTCCAGGGCTTGGGCGGCGATCCGTGCTTCTTGACATAGGCGTGGAGGGTTTGGAATGCTATATGCAGGATCCCCGGGCGGTCAAACTTGCCAAAGTCCGTCATCACAAACTCCGGCTCCTTCATTGCCTCCTCCAGGGACTTGAACTGGACTTTCTTGGGCATTTTTACCTGTGTTACAATTCCTCCCCTCACGTAGTCTGAGAACTGGGTGGTGTTCCCGATGCTGAAGGTGAAGGGTCCCAGCACCTGATGGGGAAACAGAAATGCACAATGTTATTTAATGAGCTAAAAAATACCCCTCTGTATGCTCAGTAACTAGTTCCCtccataaacacaaacacacacagatccTGCAACTTTGGGTCACCCCTCCTAACACGCATCTGACCTTGCCTCACCTTTATCATGATGGGCTTGCACCCGTTGAGCTCAGTCATGCCCTGCACCTCGGAGAAGGTCACATAGTCCCCGTCCTCCAGGCCGTGGCGAGACTCATCAAGGCAGGTCACCACACTGCTCTCCTGTGATAAATTAAGAGGGTTGGTGAACCTTTCCATGCTGAGAACCTTGATGGAAAAGTTTAAGGAAAATGTGAAATGTTTTAAGACCTGATACATCCAAATCCAAACAAGTCACTGCACTATTCTCCTGTGACATAGTAATGATTTTACTATTTTAGAATTGAATATCTTGctggaaaacaaatgaaaaatgtgACGTTTTAGGACTTGACTCTTCAAGGTGAGTCACAATCATACTTATTTTTGGATGTATAAAAAGTGAATCAAAGGGCTACTGAGTTTAGTGCTTAAAACTTGAACTACGGTGACTTGTTTGTGATATTACTCAACCAAACACAATGTCCTGAGACAAAAAGGAATGAATGTCATCCAATGAAGCGCAGCCATACGTAGTGAAATATCCTGCAGTAACATCTGTCTGCTGTATTACCTCTTTAGTTATCCCGGCCACCATGGCAGATACTGGCGTCTCTCCATTTGTGTCCACCACTTCAAAGCTCTCCCCAAAATCACAGAAAATCTGTCCAAAGAGTCCCTTGGTGGAGGCGATGATGAGGGCAATGTCATGGCTGTGGCAGAAGGCAGAGACACGCAGCTGTTCCTCCAGTGGTGAGTCTGAAAGGAAGGATACACATGAGGATGTAAGGAGGCTAAATGAGGACAGTTTACTTACACCTGGCAGCTCCCGAGAAGCATTTCTTCATCATCTGCCAAACCCACCCATGAATCTATCTAACTTTTATATGAAACTTTCAATCACATTTGCATTACCTACACAACAGTTCACTTTGTTTCATTCACATGTAATTGTATTGATGAAGAGGTCTTTGCCTGTCTCCTAAAATTTCCAAGTTTTTAAAAAGTATCCCCTGTGAATCAATAGGTTAATTGTAACATTATTAAATATAGTGCCATTGGTAAAGTCGGAAGAGTGCAAATAGTCAAATACTATAAGTTACAGTGCTGCCTGCTATCTGCCACATATGCAGGTATGATGTTGAGATCAAAGAGAAAAGGCAGGTGATTGACTTCTGATCTTTGAGCAAAACGCACATAATATTCCACCAAAGTTTATTCATAGAATATCTGGGGGCTTCTGCCAAGCACAGACCTACGATGTAGGACATTGCAGAAGCTGGTGCGCCACTGCATACAATAGAGGAATACAAAgtggtgttttcttctccttcagtcaccccaacacacacacacacacacacttacctgtcAAGACCACCACCCTGAAATTCTTAAGGAAGTCATCCGTGATGGGGTTGGTTGAGGCTGAGATAGGGACATAAGTGTTTAGTTCAGACAGCCGCTGGTGGGATGCTGTGGCCCTGTTCACCCCAACATCTGCTTCCGTAAGGAAGAACTGGGAATTGAGGTCGCTGAGTTGGGCATTCTTGGTGTCATGTAGCGTCACCGACTTCACGCCTCCCAGGATGACGTTTTTAGCGATCTGAAAAAGTGTTGCTCATGTAAGATTGGGGAATAATATTGTAGGacttaaaaaagaatgaaatgggtAGAAAGTCTGGTGATTAGGGTTGTAAGATGAAGGCAGGAAACTAAGATCCAAGGACAAATGGGACAAAAATTATGTCAAATTTGTAAGGCCATTCACCTTCACACTAAAACCTCCAAGTCTAAGGTCCATCATCATGTATGCACAAacaaattcacacacacatagCATCACTTACCTCAACACCAAGTCCTCCGAGGCCTGATATGAGGATATCGGAGGAGGCCATCCGCCGCATGGCATCATGACCCAGCACGTAGAGCTGCCGCGAGTATAGCGACTCATCAATGTCCTGCCCTGCGCCATTTGCAGCCATGGTCTGTAAGGGAGAGGCCTTGGGTCACAACACAGCCAGGGTATGCTTCTTGCCATATGAGCAGTTCATTCAATACACTAACTTACATTACTCAACAGGCAACCCCCACTTTACAAACATTCACACAATGAAAATTTGCTTTAAGATCGCATTTTACTACCCTTAACTCATTTAATGACTGCCAAAATTCATTTTAACATTTTTCTGTGTGGACAATCTAAAACTAAGTGCAGTCAGTCAGCTGATTCCTGGCaaccaccctcctccctctcctactgtACTTAGGCTATACCTTCCTCTGCCACAGCACCACCACTGTAAAAACGTGTACCACtcactcctgcccttccatccaaAACAGCACAGTACCTCACCACCATACGAGCAACATTTATCTTGTTACGAGCGGCTAACTGAGCTGCACTGACACATTCATGTCTCTACCATCCTGGGCTGGGCAATTTTGCATGGTATGCATGTTAAATCGTTGACATACATACTTGTAAATTAAGGGTAAGGGAgtcacaaaatacaaaaatatttaaactGAGCAAAAAAGGGGTTAATATGAGTGGATGGAGGAAAATCGGAGTCAAGCAACCAACTCTGTTTGACCCATGTTATACTGGGCTTTGCACTTCAAGATTTCTATTTGCATAATCTTTTTTAGAAAGGTATTTCATTCACAAAGTGGAGGTTGCCAGTACTTAGAAAAATGTGTATCCCTGATTTTCCCAAGCTTTACACTATTTATCAAGTCACCAGTGACCTTCAGTAATCATACTAAACCCTACCCTGAATATGGGTAATAGAATTGTCAGATACTGAAGCTATGTGTGCTGCAGTGTTACCCCTACTTCTCATATTTACATACTGTGGCCTATACAAAGTTTGCAGTGTAGCATACACATTCAACCTTGACACTGTGGTGCAGTACATGTGTTCAGGAGGCATTGGCAGCAATATAAATAATCTTGTTTATAAGCATGTTTTCAtcagaaaaaaggcaaacagtcTTTTGATGGTGGCCAAAAATTTGGTAATTTATTTCAAGGCATCTCCCAAGatgcttaaccccttcaacacgaggacgcgtatactgcgtccttgcgtgccccgtaccatatccgaggacgtgcATACTGCGTTCTGGCTCGCTACAGGCAATATTCAAGTCATTTTATCCTTACATAcatatgcttacatctcaaaattatcaattaatttatgctcCTTTATGTGCactatttaattctgcatgtttccatatataatacatgatgattatgttgagtttatggctgaaaacttgttatatacaatagcgacatttgaaatttggtgcgcatGGCGATCCCGAATACGGCAAGGGGCAttgttttggcctggccatagtgagtttctttatgtgcaccatttaattctgcatgttttcatatataatacatgatgattatgttgagtttatggttgaaaacttgttatattcaatagcgacatttgaaattgttttggcccggctgtagtgagtttctttatgaacactatttaattctgcatgttttcatatataatacatgatgattatgttgagtttatggctgaaaacttgttatattcaatagcgacatttgaaatttggtgcgcatCGCGATCCCGAATATGGCGGGGGGCATTGTTTTGGCCGGgccatagtgagtttctttatgtgcaccatttaattctgcatgttttcatatataatacatgatgattatgttgagtttatggttgaaaacttgttatattcaatagcgacatttgaaattgttttggcccggccgtagtgagtttctttatgtgcaccatttaattctggaTGTTTTCATCTATaacacatgatgattatgttgagtttatggctgaaaacttgttatagtcaatagtgacatttgaaatttggcgcacgcGGCGATCTCAGATACAGTGCAGgatgctgttttggcccagccgtagtgaaatGTAAGAGGCTATTCACTTCAAAGAACCCCCTAAACATCCACATCTAGAGTGGAATGAAGGTAAGAGAAGCATAATGTGGTGCATCTATGATAAAAAAGGAGGCAAACACTATTACTGAAAAGAATAGTTTGCAGGAAACTTTTCAGTGACAGTAGTGAGCTTGTGCCTTTCATCAGTCTTTGAACAATGAGGTGAGTAGAGCTTCCTTACATGAGTCAGTGCCTAAGCAGCAAGACAAAAGTGCATGACTGTCCGGTGAAGTGGTTTGTTCTTTAAGTGTGCCAGAACATTCCTCATAACAGTCCCAGTTACTAATTTGGGTGCACACTTTCCAATTAGTACGAATATCAGGAAGAAAACTATTAACAATTTAACTGCAGCATAAAAATTAATTACGATTAAGATAGACAGGtaaatgtcaaaataaataattcatTACTTTGACACTAGTCTATTTACAAATGACAGATCAATTCTCCTGATATAAGTAATGAATCAAATGGTGAGCATAAATTGGCAATTATACCCTACTGGTGTGATAGTGGTGTGCCATAAAGCAAGACAGTGAGGACAGCCATTCCCTAGCAATCATTAATAATGGCATCGCAGCTCCCAGCAAGCAGCTCTGGGCCACACCAGCTGCCACATACATCTTGGGCCCAGGGAGAAGCTTCAAGCTGTAACTTTGGCAAGGCTCAAAAACCAATGGGTGGAAACACAATGAGACATGAGAACAAAACTGGACACAAAAGATGTTGCAGtcggtgtgggagggagggaagggtggggtggagggacaaCATATGGGAGAGATGCCATAATAATGAAAGGTCGTCCTGGCAAATTACTCAACCAGTCTCTTAGCCGAAAGCTGCTTCCTGATGTCGGGGGAGGAGTTTAAGTCTATCGACATGAAGTCTGTCTGGGACATGGGATAGTGGAGCGTGGTTGGGTAGTGTTTACGGAACGGGTAATGTGGGGGGTCACCCGGGTCCTCTAGAATAGTGCTGCAGCACGAGCCCATGTCCCCCACCGCTGGCCTCTCGCAACACTATTCATTCCTTATGCCAGCACTCCCCTGCAAAGTAATGACGCATTCCTTATGCCAGCACTCCCCTGCAAAGTAATGACGTTCACTCACTCcaataggaagagggagacacGAAGGGCACTAAAGTGATTCATCATTACTTTCCTGCAAAGTAATGACACAAACTTGCTTCactaggggaaaggaaagggagagagacaaaggggACTAGTGCATCATGTCATTACTCCCCTGCAAAGTAAAGATATAAATTCACTCTActgaggggatggaaagggagaggacacTAATGCATTTTGTCATCATTCCTCTGCAAAGTAAAGGCATTGATTTACTT harbors:
- the LOC127006642 gene encoding ubiquitin-like modifier-activating enzyme 1 isoform X2, producing MAANGAGQDIDESLYSRQLYVLGHDAMRRMASSDILISGLGGLGVEIAKNVILGGVKSVTLHDTKNAQLSDLNSQFFLTEADVGVNRATASHQRLSELNTYVPISASTNPITDDFLKNFRVVVLTDSPLEEQLRVSAFCHSHDIALIIASTKGLFGQIFCDFGESFEVVDTNGETPVSAMVAGITKEESSVVTCLDESRHGLEDGDYVTFSEVQGMTELNGCKPIMIKVLGPFTFSIGNTTQFSDYVRGGIVTQVKMPKKVQFKSLEEAMKEPEFVMTDFGKFDRPGILHIAFQTLHAYVKKHGSPPKPWSEEDANTFLELFKEMNSASPAKVEELDENLVKQFAKVCGGGLVAMDAVIGGIVAQEVMKASSGKFSPIKQWLYFDALECLPEDTASLTEDVCAPTGTRYDTQVAVFGKEFQEKLGRQKFFVVGAGAIGCELLKNFAMLGLGAREGGQVVVTDMDLIEKSNLNRQFLFRPWDVQKPKADTAGAAVKKMNPEVNIIAHQNRVGPETERLYDDTFFEALDGVANALDNVEARLYMDRRCVYYRKPLLESGTLGTKGNVQVVVPHLTESYGSSQDPPEKSIPICTLKNFPNAIEHTLQWARDMFEGEFRQAAENAAQYLLDPKFMERALKLPGSQPVETLDSVKRALVDDRPQTFEDCVLWARKSFGEQFNNQIVQLLHNFPKDQTTSSGEPFWSGPKRCPHNIKFDSNVDLHLDYIIAAANLKAEVYGIEQVRDRQAVQDMVDKIDIPEFVPRSGVKIAVTDAEAEAQSNQVDSERISTLQSAIPAASSFGSLKLTPLDFEKDDDSNFHMDFIVAASNLRAENYDIAPADRHKSKLIAGKIIPAIATTTALVSGLVCLELIKLVQGHRKLELFKNGFVNLALPFFGFSEPIKAPTNKYYDKEWTLWDRFEVDGEMTLEKFIKYFEEEHQLEITMLSQGVSMLYSFFMPPAKRNERMALPMSEVVKKVSKKKIEPHVRALVLELCANDKDGEDVEVPYVKYNLPQ
- the LOC127006642 gene encoding ubiquitin-like modifier-activating enzyme 1 isoform X1, which gives rise to MSEAVNSLSPPSKRPRLETSVNGTATMAANGAGQDIDESLYSRQLYVLGHDAMRRMASSDILISGLGGLGVEIAKNVILGGVKSVTLHDTKNAQLSDLNSQFFLTEADVGVNRATASHQRLSELNTYVPISASTNPITDDFLKNFRVVVLTDSPLEEQLRVSAFCHSHDIALIIASTKGLFGQIFCDFGESFEVVDTNGETPVSAMVAGITKEESSVVTCLDESRHGLEDGDYVTFSEVQGMTELNGCKPIMIKVLGPFTFSIGNTTQFSDYVRGGIVTQVKMPKKVQFKSLEEAMKEPEFVMTDFGKFDRPGILHIAFQTLHAYVKKHGSPPKPWSEEDANTFLELFKEMNSASPAKVEELDENLVKQFAKVCGGGLVAMDAVIGGIVAQEVMKASSGKFSPIKQWLYFDALECLPEDTASLTEDVCAPTGTRYDTQVAVFGKEFQEKLGRQKFFVVGAGAIGCELLKNFAMLGLGAREGGQVVVTDMDLIEKSNLNRQFLFRPWDVQKPKADTAGAAVKKMNPEVNIIAHQNRVGPETERLYDDTFFEALDGVANALDNVEARLYMDRRCVYYRKPLLESGTLGTKGNVQVVVPHLTESYGSSQDPPEKSIPICTLKNFPNAIEHTLQWARDMFEGEFRQAAENAAQYLLDPKFMERALKLPGSQPVETLDSVKRALVDDRPQTFEDCVLWARKSFGEQFNNQIVQLLHNFPKDQTTSSGEPFWSGPKRCPHNIKFDSNVDLHLDYIIAAANLKAEVYGIEQVRDRQAVQDMVDKIDIPEFVPRSGVKIAVTDAEAEAQSNQVDSERISTLQSAIPAASSFGSLKLTPLDFEKDDDSNFHMDFIVAASNLRAENYDIAPADRHKSKLIAGKIIPAIATTTALVSGLVCLELIKLVQGHRKLELFKNGFVNLALPFFGFSEPIKAPTNKYYDKEWTLWDRFEVDGEMTLEKFIKYFEEEHQLEITMLSQGVSMLYSFFMPPAKRNERMALPMSEVVKKVSKKKIEPHVRALVLELCANDKDGEDVEVPYVKYNLPQ